A genomic region of Arachis stenosperma cultivar V10309 chromosome 9, arast.V10309.gnm1.PFL2, whole genome shotgun sequence contains the following coding sequences:
- the LOC130947738 gene encoding mitochondrial import receptor subunit TOM7-1-like, translating to MASRGVSLKAKGKSSKGSKGSEDRFLSESVKEWSTWAMRKAKVITHYGFIPLVIIIGMNSEPKPQLSQLLSPV from the coding sequence TGTGTCTCTGAAGGCAAAGGGAAAGAGCTCGAAGGGATCGAAGGGATCAGAGGATCGTTTCTTAAGCGAGAGCGTGAAGGAGTGGTCGACATGGGCGATGAGGAAGGCCAAGGTTATCACCCACTACGGATTCATCCCTCTCGTCATCATCATCGGTATGAACTCCGAACCAAAACCCCAACTCTCTCAGCTTCTCAGCCCTGTTTGA